tattaattaactaattaattaatttatttatcgaGCAtcagtaaaaagccaaatttactcccaggggacaaataaagttctatctattatatagtgcctttcatatctatctatctatctatctatctatctatctatctatctatctatctattatatagtgcctttctatctatctatctatctatctatctatctatctatctatctatctatctatctatctatctattatatagtgcctttcatatctatctatctatctatctatctatctatctatctatctatctattatatagtgcctttcatatctatctatctatctatctatctatctatctatctatctatctatctatctatctatctattatatagtgcctttctatctatctatctatctatctatctatctatcaggtcgCCATTAAATCGACTCCcgagtgttttattttttattattttattatttattattttatttatgtgggTAGACGTGGACTATCGGTTTTAATTGGCGGAGTAAAAGCAGAAGCCAAGAAGGAGGTGAGGATGACAGCAAAGGACAACAGAAAAGTTGAAGTTCAAGGCTAAAAAATCTGAGGCTGCAGGTGTAGGTGAAAGCAAACAAAGTGAAAGTCAAGGACACGAGTAACGTGAAGACATGACGCTGGCAGCCTGAGGGTCCGCAGAATAGGGGGTGCCAGCTTAAACacttaaactgaaaatggccaCCGTGTCACGCAGGCAGAGTGACAAAAGCTGTGGTGGACAACGAGGTGAGAGGCGCTGTGTGTGTCgggcctctctgactttctcaaAGGGTTGGTGTCACCAAGCAGAGAAAGAATTTTAATGACTGCcatcttcttgttttctttacaGGCCATGTGAGGACTTCTGCTACGCAGGGTGAGTTCCCCTCGACTGGGCCGCGAGATTGGAGGTGGTGAGGCTTATAATGTCACGGGGTGTAAGGGGGACTGACATCAAATGAACTGAGTTAAGGTTCTTTTACTGTTGTGTATTTGTAATGTCTGCCATTGTTATCAATTGTATGTAAAATGTCATTTAAGGGTAAGTTAAGGTTGAGCGgggcattttaaaagaaagaaactgttttGTGACAAGTAAGCGGATGCTCAAAGTGAACAGCTGTGTTTCTTTCGATTTTACTTCCCCTTCCCCTCAGCGTCTTTCCCACCAGGTGGGCTGCGGCCGACCCCAGATCAAACCCCATCCGCCGTCCTCACCACACTAAGGGTCGATTCCCAGGGACAGCAGCACAGGTGGGCCACGGCCGATCCTGGACAACCTCCCCAAACCAAAGACACACTGACGATGGAGCTCAATTCACCAAGGACTAAAAACCTCGACAATCACGCTGGCCTTTGTTCTGCTGCCTGTTTGGTTTTCGTGGTTTCATTTGTCCTGTTCTCAAATTTAAAGTGGCAGAGTAGTTTGCTTAGATGTCACGCAATCTCCAGGACCAGGGTTCAATTCTCACTCGGATTACATTGTgcgttgcatgttctccctgtgcctttgTCTTTTCTATGTGTAGCTAATCTTCCTCATACATCCTAAACTTTTCGTCACATGGTGATCAATCCTTCTTCAGGAACTGCAGCTCATCAGGGTCAATGACATCGGTCTGGTCTTTCAGTTTTCAGTGTTTGTGTTCCTCAGCCTCATTCCACTTTCCTTGCCCTGAGACGACATGATTATAAAATGCGTTGACGATCCTTAGAGCAGaaacaaagaagagaaaaatcacaaaataatcctggatagatagatagacagaatgatataaaggcattatataatagatagatagatagatataaaggcattatataatagatagatagatagatagatagacgtgaaaggcactatataatagatagatagatagatagacgtgaaaggcactatataatagatagatagatagatagatagatgtgaaaggctgctcctctgtctggagatgatcctgttcagtggatgcagtggattctccatgattggcaggagtctgctcagtgcccatcgagCGCGAGTGACCAGCACTGTTTTCCTACTAACCCCACAGCAAGCCCAGAGCAGGCTGCTaactataataaaattattattggaAACAAACACGTGGCTTTCTCATGCActgccccgaatattctgttttAACGCCCATTAGGATGGAGCCGTCTGAACCAAAAAATCCGCTCTGTACCTTGACGtgtgtgtaatcgattgcattacatacGATGCTGGAAATGGTtcccgttttctgccagacaaaCTTCGATGTGGCGCCCTGTTTCCTGAATATATCGGCAAGCATCTCAGGGGGAATAGCAggaatttcacgttggatgttttccttcaaatcttccacagttgTGAGGCTTGTTCCCGATAGactagcgtttctcaacctttacgtatttgcgacctgagttttcataacagttttaatcgccccccctaacgtttttttgaaacactaataaaatgtattcctatattttttgctgccgatacaccactACAAGTtatattatacctacttaacttttatcgacatttatctaactctatgtttatttttctagtatcagaatgtagtttaagttactGTAAttagttttggtttcaatagatgtatttttcatattttcgattcttgttttctttttttcacatcttcacacccccttttttgttacttcggggTGCACCCCACTGGTTAAGAACCGCtgcgatagacttttcctttcagcagaccccaaaggaagaagtctggtggtgtcagatctggcGACTGTGGTAGcaaaagcccctttgaaatgaccctgttgctGAAGGACGACTGAATTTCTGCCATGTTCCTTTCCGAtatgtgacacgttgctccatcttgctggaagtcaccttccgttaactcacgatcatccagttgattctgacatcgcttaaatgaattggtgacccgataggtttgcaccatgaagacgcgctgctcaatactgtacaccaccatcctgatgagaagtcgaatgaccgagtgaaggggtacgggcaGTAGGCACCCAGATGTTGCAAAGGTCGCAACGGCTGTCTGGTGCCAACCTCATTGCTCtgatgcaggggcatcccggcttgtttgaagctccatatGCTGAGGAGCACATTGCCCATTGTTTCCTTCAGATTGCTGGATAATAATTAATTCATCATGCGCCCAATATGCTTATTCCCAGGTGGCACTCTGTCTTAGTATGTGGATTGGTCTGATGAGGTCTGGCACAGCcactggatggatgaatggatggagaaAGACAGAGCTTGGCCCTTCTGCGTGGTCGGAGCACAGACTTTGACCCGCTCTCTTTTTAGACTATTTGGTGCTAATTCTGCAGCTCCCTTGATGAACCTCGTAGTGCAGAGCTGACTTTTCTGGTTCATTGCAGTTCTGCTTCAGCACCCATTCCAGCCAATGCTTTCCCCAATGGAAGGGAGTGGTggagtgtaaaaaaaatgaatttctagCATGAgggtaaattaaaaagtaaaggcaatttgagaATTACATGGTAAGCACAAAGAATAGAAGCTGACGTAATACAACACATTGGCAATGTATTATGGGTAATTTTGAACATTCACAGCACAGGAGGAAGGTCTAGTCTGGAGGGTGGGTTTAAAAGAGCAGTTTATGCACCCGTTTGTCCAAGTTGTGCCAAAATAGGACAGGAGAAACCAAGGAAGGTGGGCCAGTATAATGACATTCTCTTCCATCTTCTGTCTTCCTCATCAGCGTCACCAAAGAAGATGATCTCAAGTCCCTGGTACTCCATGCAGAGGCTATGCTGGAGAAAAGACAACAAAATAAGACAGCGTGCCACCTGGTAGCATGTCACCCAAGTCGTAGTCATATGAGTGTATCAACACTCATTTCTATTCTGCTTCCTTCCATTTTGGGCATGTTATCTataacagtgtttctcaaccttcttGGTGTTGTGACCCACCAATGGTCAGTGTGGTATGGGGGGGACATACTGTAGAGCGGGGGAACACTTTTATTGAATCGAGCATGAACATCAGAGCGTGGGGTTAGGGCTCTGCCTTTGTGCATCCATCATGATCATCAGGGAGTGAATAGCAGAGCACTGGGTCAATTGTGATCGTCGGAGGAGAGAACCAGTGATAATGTGCGACCCACTTCACGACCCACTGCAACTCattaccattataaacaatggcAACTTGTGACCCGCCAGTGGTTAAGAAATGCTAATCTATCACAGATAAATAGATTGCATAGTACAAGTAGATTGGTGCAAAGCCTTACGCCCGCCCCCCCCAGTTCAAGTCCATTCATCTTGGCCACCTGCCTTCCCACAGGCCAGTCCTGCTTTAGAATTTCAGCTGTGGCCACCAGTATGCAGACGTCTTATCTGACAAATGGATTGACTTAAACattactaaattaaaataaaagtataacaacagcctacaaaatatttatcaccatatactgtatactagatATTACCAATTTTTCCCCTCCACTACTTTTAGCCAACTCCTggcctgtcacacacacacatgaccCATTGGTGTTGACCTTCCATCTTTATCTCTCACTGTCCACACGTTTGATGGTGTCAAAGCTTCAGCAGCTGATTAAGTCAGATGACCTGCTGTTGGACTAAATAAAGTGACCACTCGGCACAGATTTGAATTTAACTGCCAAACTGTTCAATATCTGCTACATTACACTTGTGACACGATTCACCTTCTCCTCCCTGCATTCCTTCCTCCCTTTAGTTCCTCATGAACGAGTGTCAtctctgtttgtttttaatcccacatttttttttcttctggacgTTTGTCCACATGTCTTTGCACACACAGCCCGTTGGTCACAAGTTTCAGTGCATGAGCCTCTGAGGTCCATAGATATTTGAACCCTGGCTCCTTAATGTGCAGATCTGCTGCAGTCAAGACTCATGCAAGCTCCGCCCTCACAATCTGATTTGTGACTCTCCCTGTCAGTCAATTGATTTGCATGGAGAGCTGCATGTTGAGATTCTGTGTTGGCCGTCTGATAGGAGAACCCAAAGTGGAGGAGAATGAAAGGGATGAAGCCAGAGGGAGAAGTTTGTGGGGTACTGGACTGAGGGGAATGTGGACAGTTGGagaatgaagatgaagaagagtgGAGTCATATATAAAAGTAGAACTCCAGGGTCCAGGGGTCCGGGGCTCACTGTTTAAGTGCAGTTTGCACGCTGCCTGAGGActccagtcctctctctcacGTCCCTAAGATGTGTGTTTGGTTGACAGTTCTTAATTGTTCTGGTGGGTACGAGTGGCCTCCATGATAGACTGGGGCTCCATCcaaggttggctcctgccttgcatctgatgcttCTGGGAAGGACTCTGGTTAACCCGCGGCTGTTAAattagcaggtttggaaaattaaaggatttaaaaagttGGGGATGTGAGACAGAAATGAACAACTGAAGAACAGGCTGCAAGGTGACGAGACCCTCACTCCACTGCAGCTCCAATGAAACCATTAGAGTAGACGCACTGGGTGAGTCTTGTGCTATGCCAGCCACTGATGTTGAGGCCAGTGTTGGGCATCTTGTCTTTTTGGGGTGACATATTGTGGCATTTAGGGCTTTTGTCTGTCACTAATGTCTCTGCTTGAAGTAGCGCCTGACAAACTGAGGTGGTCAGCCAATCAGAGGCAGAGCTTTGAGATAACGCGGCCTACTGTCTGTCCTACAGGCTCACTGGAGAAGCCGCACCTCAGTTTGGACGTGAAGTCCCTGCTAACAGGTGGAAGGCTCACTGCTCACTGTCCAACAAACGTCACTCCTGGTGGAGTAACCTGCAGCCTGTATGTAGGAAACACCTCTGTGACCTCAGAGACGACGACTGGAGACACGTGTGACTTTGAGGTGTCCAGGAGTCAACTGGACGGAGACCCGGTCACCTTCAAGACAGTACAGCTGAGCTGTGATTATCAGCCCAACGGAGGCACAGGGGATCAACGCTCACCACGCAGTGACCCCAAAGAGCTGCTGCTATTAGGTAAGAAATGTCACAGTAGTTACATAAAACTGCAAAGTGGTGAGGTGGTCATTCAGACATGATGAGCCCCTCAGTGCCCCCTTTAGTGTCCACAAAGCCATTGTCCTTGGAAAAGTGGAAAACAGCAGATAAATTTCGTATTGTGCCCCTTGAGTCCTGGCACCAGTGCTGCCCCCTCTTCTCTGCTGTGAATGTCAGCATTGAAATGAGGTGAGGGCAGGTAGATAAGAACAACGTCCTCAAAGGTGTGGACGGGTCAGAAAGTTCAGCTGTGGACCTTGAGGGCACCAGGGTTCAATATGAGGCCCAGGTTACCAGAGGCCAATCTGAATTCATCAAAGCAGTAGAGTGCTGTGTCACTAAGTGACCTGAGGAGCACATCAAGTGTCACCAGTGGCCACTGCTTTCTGCTGATGTGAGAGGGCAACTGGCCTGATCAGCTGAGAGGCTGTCCCGTGCCGGCTCAGACTGGACTCCATTAACACAGCACTCTTGACTTCTCTCTAATTCTTTAGCTCCATTACAGAAGGCCACCCTACAGGTGACACCGACATCCATCACTCTGGAGGAGAAGATTCAGATTTCCTGTGAAGTGAATAAAAACCACACTGGAGTGAAGTGCCAGCTGTATGACAATGAGACCAAACTGGAGGACGGGCAGTGCAGGTGGACAATGACAGGGAGGCAGCTGATGAATGGGACTGGGCCTGGAATGGTGCTGCTGACCTGCGACTACACGCTGGACGTGTGGCAGAAACAACCGGATATTAAAGATCAATTTGACACACGCAGCAACAGAGTGACAGTGACTGTGACAGACCCTGGGCCGAGTCAGACCACACAGACAGGTATGTAAATCTATGGAAACATTCACAGTGATTCACCGAGGCAGAGTGTACCCCCATGGTGGGCATGACACAGAGAAGAAGATACAAGTCCAGTGCCTCCTCAGTTCATGCAGGTGACTCGTGAAGCACATGACATTCATTTATCAATGCCCTTATTTCACTTTAGGGTTATGGGTACCTGAGGGGCCTGGCGACAGGCGTGACGAcagagccatccatccattttgtaacccacTTAGAGGAGCAGTCACTCTTAGTGGTACTCCTGAATGGGGAGCCAGCCTAACggccagtttagtgtcaccaGGTACCCTAACGCTTACATCTTGAGGATGTTGTTGAGAAACCCGCATGGACGGTGGGGGCTTGGTGGGGTGGAGGGGgcaacacgcaaactccacacaggctggGATTCAAAAGTAGAACCCTGGAGGTGTCTGTGAGCCAGCAACGTCAAAGCATTGGCACCGCTGTAAAGATTTATCAAGTGGATGCCAGTTGGTTGAAACGTTGCTTTTCAGTATTGGGGTCAAAGCCTCCATTGCGATTTTTATGTTGCTGCGGAAGTCTCTTCAAGTGTTACCTTGGCTGGTGTTCATTTGGTGTAACAATTTGAACTGAACTTAAATTTACTGCAAAATAACAGAACACAATCGGGCAACACCTTTAATACACCTCAGGGTTATTAGGGGCAGTTCTTGAATGGGCAGCGCTGGGCATGAAGCAGGAAATCACTGATACGTGCTCACGCCACTTTAGAATGGCCATTCAGTCTTTTAGAATGAAGGAAGTGAACAGAaaaacctgaaggaaacccacacggacacggggaggacatgcggACCCCATAAATGATGAGGCACACCGGGTATGACTGAATTCAGATGGGCACCATTTGTACCTATCATGGTTGATGGGCTGTGATGgtctggcatcctgcccagggtttgttcctgccttgcaccctttgctagctgggattggctccatcaccCCAAAGGTCTCCCCCCCCCCCAACTTCACTGTTCAGGACTCAGTGGGCTGGAAAATGACTGGAAAAAAATAATGGATGGGGTCTGAGTGCTCCACAGAACTATGTGTtcaattgttttttcattttcaggtGTTTCAAACTTTTAGCGTTGCTTTTACTGAACTTCCTGCATATTTTACTTGTTGCAAGAGGTGTAGCTTTGGCTTATTCCTTATTTCGGAAGCCACTGTGTTGATTGGAATAGTGCCACATATGATGCCTGGCACCTGTGCCATGTGGGGTTATCACCCTGAGGgtatttaagatggcagtgcaCTTCTCCCAGCATCACCCGAGACTTTggattcaataacaaaaaaatcttaattatGCAGTTTGGGTTGTGAATGTGTGAAGAAACGCCTCACGATGTgatgttttaaaagcactttgctCCATTAATTGTTTGCAGGCACCGACCttataataaaggaaaaaagggcACTTGTTCACTTGCCTGTTTGTTCCCCGGATGCGCACGTGAAGCGGACGCGTATCGTCGGGCTTGGGGTGGTCGGGGTGGCGGATGTTTCCACTCGACATGCACTCGCGGGTGGAGACGCGTGACTGCTACCCATCGCGCTTATTCCCGGTGTTCTTCCGGTGCGAGCGCGGTGTTTGGGAGTTGTGGTGCGGCCCAGTAAGTAACTGATGTATGACGGACAGCGGGGTGGGGCTGCGGAGTGTTAGCAGTGTAGGCGGCACAATCGGCAGAAATAACGTTTAGGATTGTCACGTGACCACAGGAGGGGGGGTTGGAGGgggtgaagagagagagagagagagagtgagtgtgtgtgtgtgtgtgtgtgtgtgtgtgttacagctGGGTCAGGTGATGGATGACCCGGGATAAAAGCCAAGCGAGCCAAGCGGTTCAGTTCAGACCAGAAAAAGGGTCAATCCGCGAAGAGTTAAGGCTGCCGCAGGGTGATTTGCAGGCACGGGGATAGACCGGTATTCCGATTTGCCAGGCCAAGCCAGCTTTCATTTCTTTACACCTTTCCTGATGAAGGGgtccgaaagcttgcatattgtaatctttttagttagccaataaaaggggtcattttgcttgacttctcattgcatccataatggctaacacggtacaacaccctggtactCCTTTCTTTAGGGAGTGAGAAAGCAGGCTAAGCATTGTCTTTACTTAATGGCTGATTCTTTGGAACTCGTTAAAAATGgacggatattttttttttgtttggaagatttttttaaaggtgCATGCTGAGTagtgaatattatttattttttattatcaacatttttttctgttttgttttttcacatttttttaacgtTTTCACTATGGAACATTTCATTTTTAGtacatttgcatttttacttgTTATATCAGCAGTGTCTGACTCTTGGTCCTGATACTTCATGCCCCCCAGTTCCTGCTAGAGCCTAAGTTGGGGGGCACTGGGGTATGACAGACTGGTATGTCAGACTTACAGGTTTTCtggttgctttcatttttttttggatttgacCCCTGCCAGTTTTTTGACAGCCAGTTTGCCTTGgcatctgtttttttcttctcttctttcttcttttatcttttcctCTGCCAGGGGTTCTAAGCAGCAGCGTGGCATGGTTTGCCCACCTTTTGCAGCAGATAAAGTCATTCATACTAGTAATGCAACGTGTAGCTGATGATTTTCTTTGTTATACTTAGAATTATGTGATTTCAAGCTGTGTGTTAAAAACCCCATGGTAGTTGGaggtcctgtggtgggctggcaccctgctcggggcttgtttcctgccttgcgccctgtgttggctgggattggctctagcagacccctgtagttaggatatagcaggctggataatggatggatgggtggatagttGGAGGTCTTTATTAATGCACATTCATAGTTGAACACTTAAATCTTACCTCTGGTTCTATGGAATATAAAACACAGTAAATCAGCTCTGGAGAATGCTGTTAGGGTCTTTGTATCTTTAGTAGACAAACGGCATCTCACAAGGATACACTCTTGTAACAAAAGCTGCACCACCTTGTACTTGTGACCTTCAAGCAGAGTGTCCACATTTCGTGACAAGTCCACACTTCGACGTTGTGCTCCACTCACAGCCTTTCCTCCTGTTACATGCTGACTAATCTCATGCCAAAGGCCTCCCAGCGTATTCCTGCTGGCTTCTGGGAGTTGGGGTCCTCTCAGTAAACTCGGTCACAGGTTCACTGCAGTGATGGACTTGTCcccattgtgacagattgggggcaccactgagccccaaaccctggacacaaccaaCACAAATTCAGTCACAGGTTTAAAACAGAAgattttattatacaaatatgACACTAACGCTTTTTGAAAAGGTTCCTCAAACACAATTACCATCAAATtattcttctcttctcttgttGTCCAATCCCTCCAgtaagtctttctttctttctttctttctttctttcttacactcaggagtacttccggtggcaTTGCATAGCCCAATGGAAGACTTCCAGGTCAAGTGGAAGTCCTAAAAAGCCGGGATCGGGTGCtgaatccctgcagcaccccctgacagcacccataggacccagcagggctgactcatggcactacaactcccatcatgccctgcaggtgtaTATATGATTATTGAGGTCCTGGAATGCTGACATCTAGCAGATGGGGGATAAAATGTTCCAAAGTAGGAGCCGTCCCCCACTGCTCCTTTGTTTGAGACCCTTACCTGGACGGGATACCAGATAATTATACATGGCACTTATACCATACAGAGAGGACCGTATGGTGTACTGCACTAAAGAGCCTCTATGGCACTGTTCAAGGAATGGATGTAGAGggggtgcactcctacaagtacatgggggtccacatcaatgacaggtgggactggtcttgtaacacagaggaactctaGTAGAGAGGGCAGAGCAGACACTTTTTCCCtgaggagactgcattcctttaatgtggaaagtgacatccttcatgtcttctacaactctgtgatggccagtgggattttctacactttggtgtgctgggctggtaacatcactgaggactttcagtgaACAAATCATTCAGACGTGTGTGGAGAAACGTGACGGGGGCTCCATTACACTAACAACAATACATCTGTATAGCGCCTCACATGGACTGGGACTGGAAGTCAAACCTTTACTATCCAGACCaaaacttatctatctatctatctatctatctatctatctatctatctatctatctatctatctatctatctatctatctatctatctattatatagtgtctttcacatctatctatctatctatctatctatctatctatctatctatctatctatctatctatctatctatctatagtgcctttcatttctatctgtctatctaacgAGCCACATAATAATTTGAGTCCTGCATGAATATCTCTTTGGGCAGCATGGGTGGCACTGCCATTTCACTGACCTGGCGTCCTGATTGCTGTCTATGTGGATTACTTGATGTTTCTTGcgtgttctcctc
The nucleotide sequence above comes from Polypterus senegalus isolate Bchr_013 chromosome 18, ASM1683550v1, whole genome shotgun sequence. Encoded proteins:
- the LOC120518640 gene encoding uncharacterized protein LOC120518640 isoform X2, with product MERKINSEGFDNTRFDHKCKKKKNVLPTSEMNKMPADSSTFSYCSVAHYVVLSLQFHKSISSFFFFNEALPQSFLLFISFCAPGSVTMQCLCVLLLVTICHVRTSATQGSLEKPHLSLDVKSLLTGGRLTAHCPTNVTPGGVTCSLYVGNTSVTSETTTGDTCDFEVSRSQLDGDPVTFKTVQLSCDYQPNGGTGDQRSPRSDPKELLLLAPLQKATLQVTPTSITLEEKIQISCEVNKNHTGVKCQLYDNETKLEDGQCRWTMTGRQLMNGTGPGMVLLTCDYTLDVWQKQPDIKDQFDTRSNRVTVTVTDPGPSQTTQTDFTSAGTSTGNEPQDQESNKTSSLPLYLGTGFAVLAFFILVGTMLICNRRKQKSKRPTGEIQTVYVTATISGAGSDVVKLNQLEGEDPEGAYATIDSLEIVEPTK
- the LOC120518640 gene encoding uncharacterized protein LOC120518640 isoform X1; its protein translation is MERKINSEGFDNTRFDHKCKKKKNVLPTSEMNKMPADSSTFSYCSVAHYVVLSLQFHKSISSFFFFNEALPQSFLLFISFCAPGSVTMQCLCVLLLVTICHVRTSATQGSLEKPHLSLDVKSLLTGGRLTAHCPTNVTPGGVTCSLYVGNTSVTSETTTGDTCDFEVSRSQLDGDPVTFKTVQLSCDYQPNGGTGDQRSPRSDPKELLLLAPLQKATLQVTPTSITLEEKIQISCEVNKNHTGVKCQLYDNETKLEDGQCRWTMTGRQLMNGTGPGMVLLTCDYTLDVWQKQPDIKDQFDTRSNRVTVTVTDPGPSQTTQTDFTSAGTSTGNEPQDQESNKTSSLPLYLGTGFAVLAFFILVGTMLICNRRKQKSKRSSSMVSTTYFDVPAVAKRPTGEIQTVYVTATISGAGSDVVKLNQLEGEDPEGAYATIDSLEIVEPTK
- the LOC120518640 gene encoding uncharacterized protein LOC120518640 isoform X3 codes for the protein MERKINSEGFDNTRFDHKCKKKKNVLPTSEMNKMPADSSTFSYCSVAHYVVLSLQFHKSISSFFFFNEALPQSFLLFISFCAPGSVTMQCLCVLLLVTICHVRTSATQGSLEKPHLSLDVKSLLTGGRLTAHCPTNVTPGGVTCSLYVGNTSVTSETTTGDTCDFEVSRSQLDGDPVTFKTVQLSCDYQPNGGTGDQRSPRSDPKELLLLAPLQKATLQVTPTSITLEEKIQISCEVNKNHTGVKCQLYDNETKLEDGQCRWTMTGRQLMNGTGPGMVLLTCDYTLDVWQKQPDIKDQFDTRSNRVTVTVTDPGPSQTTQTGSLPLYLGTGFAVLAFFILVGTMLICNRRKQKSKRSSSMVSTTYFDVPAVAKRPTGEIQTVYVTATISGAGSDVVKLNQLEGEDPEGAYATIDSLEIVEPTK